The nucleotide sequence GCAGAACCCGGTGGAGCAGGAAGGCACCTACCCGCTGCCCGAAGCGCAGCTGGACCGCTTCCTGCTCAAGGTGATCATCGACTACCCGGCGCTGGAGGACGAGAAGCGCATGGTGGACGCGATTACCACCGGGCGCAGCGCGTCCGACTTCGACCTGTCGCAGGTGCCGCGCGTGCTCAACGCCGCCGAGGTCATCGCGCTGCAGCAGGCCACCGCGGCGATCACGGTGGATCCGGAGGTGGTGGACTATGCGGTGCGCATCGTCGCCGCCACCCGCCATTTCCCCGGTATCGCACTCGGCGCCGGCCCGCGCGGCAGCATCGCGCTGGTGCGTGCGGCGCGCGCCCAGGCGGTCCTGTCCGGGCGCGACTTCGTCACCCCCGATGACGTGCGCGAAGTGGCCCGCCCGGCGCTGCGCCATCGCATTGCACTGGCCCCGGAGCTGCAGATCGAAGGCCAGTCGGCCGACGATGCACTGACCGCGTTGCTGGCCAAGGTGGAAGCGCCGCGCAAATGAGGCCAGGCCCGCTGCTGCTGGCGTTGCTGGTGGGCTGGGGACTGCTCGGCCTGCCGGTGGCGTTCGGGTTGCTGCCCCTGTGGGCGTGGCAGGCTACCGCCGCTGCAATTGCAGTGGTGGCGCTGATCGATCTGTTGCGGTTGCGCGCGCAGCCTTCGCCCACCGTGCAGCGCGAGCTGCCCGAGGCGCTGGCGTTGAACGTGGAACGGCGCACCACGCTGCGGTTTGAATCCAGCCGCCGCCAGCGCGTGGACGTGTTCGACCTGGTGCCGGGTGCGTGGGCACTGCAGGGCCTGCCGCGTGCTCTCACGCTCAAGCCGCTGGTGGCCAGCAGCGTGGAGTACACGCTCACGCCGACCGCGCGTGGTCGCTTTGAGTTCGAAGGCGTGCACCTGCGCGTGCATGCACCGTGGCGGCTGTGGCGCCAGCGACGCGTGTTGCCACCGGCGCTGACGGTACGCGTGTATCCCAATTTCGCACCACTGACCCGCTTTGCGTTGTTCAGTGCCGAACAGGCCTCGCGGCTGGTCGGCGCGCACCTCAAGCGGCGTCGCGGTGAAGGTACCGACTTCCACCAGATGCGCGAGTACCGCATCGGCGACAGCCTGCGCCAGATCGACTGGAAGGCGACCTCACGCGCGCGCAAGCTGATCTCGCGCGAGTACCAGGACGAGAAGAACCAGCAGCTGGTGCTGATGATCGACACCGGCCGACGGATGATGGCCAGCGAAGGTGGCATCTCGCATTTCGACCACGTGCTCAACGCGTCGCTGGTGGTGTCCTACCTCGCGCTGCGCCAAGGCGACGGGGTGGGCCTGTTTGCAGCCGGCGGCGAAAGCCGCTGGGTGGCACCGCAGCGCGGCATGGGCGCGATCGACGCGCTGCTGCGCGCCAGCTACGACCTGCAGGCGCAGCCGGTGGCGACCGACTACCTGGCGGCGGCTACCGAACTCAGCCTGCGCCAGCGCCGGCGCTCACTGGTGATGCTGGTCACCAACGTGCGCGACGAAGACATTGAAGACCTGCTGGTGGCGGTGCGCCTGCTGCAGCGCCAGCACCTGGTGTGCGTGGCCAGCCTGCGCGAGCGCGAGCTGGACGTGGCGCTGGAGCAGGAGGTGGAAACGCTGCAGGACGCCACGCAGGCGGGTGCGATCGCGCGTTATCTGCAGCAGCGCAATGACGCGCATGAAGCGCTGCGCAGCCATCGGGTGATGGTGCTGGATGTGACTGCGGATGCACTACCGGGAGCGTTGGTGGAACGCTACCTGGCGGTGAAGCGCGATGGATTGTTGTGATCAGACGTAAATGCGCGTGGGTGCTTCGTCGATGATCGCGTGCGGTACGAAGCGGGCGCTGTCGCGGGTGATCCGGCTGTTGTCCTCGCGGATGCCCATGCCACAGGCGTGGTCGCCGACCACCCAGCTGCCGATCAGCGGGTAACCGCCGTCGAACGCGGTGAGCGGGTGCGCGGCCTGGCGGATCGCCGGGCCGGTGTACGGGCCTTCGCTTTCCTGCCAGCTGCCGTCGGCCAGGTGCATGGCCACGTTCGCACCTTCGCGCGAGAACAGCGGCTTGCGCACCCAACCGGCGGGCAGCGCGCTGCCGTCGTCGAACTCGGCCGCGAGCAGGTTGGGATGGCCCCGGTGGCGCTGCCACAGCAGCGGCAGCACGCCCTTGTTGCTGAGAATCGCCTTCCACGCCGGTTCCAGCAGCTGCACGCCGGAGGTGGGCAGCGCCTGGCCGAACGACTCGGTCATCAGGTCTTCCAGCGGGTACAGCTTGAACAGGCTGCCGATGACGGTGTCGTCCAGCGCGGTGAAGCGGCCGTCTTCGGACAGGCCGATGTCTTCGATCGCGATCGCCTCGCCACGCAACCCGGCCTGGGCCGCGCAGTCGCG is from Stenotrophomonas bentonitica and encodes:
- a CDS encoding AAA family ATPase; translation: MTEPTVPPPLSPPALTGQSLVERVDAVREAVGRAFIGQAEVLDQILIALLAGGHVLIEGVPGLGKTLLVRALAQALELDYGRVQFTPDLMPSDVSGHAVYDPKSESFKIRRGPVFTNLLLADEINRAPAKTQSALLEVMQEGQVTIEGKAFVLSPPFLALATQNPVEQEGTYPLPEAQLDRFLLKVIIDYPALEDEKRMVDAITTGRSASDFDLSQVPRVLNAAEVIALQQATAAITVDPEVVDYAVRIVAATRHFPGIALGAGPRGSIALVRAARAQAVLSGRDFVTPDDVREVARPALRHRIALAPELQIEGQSADDALTALLAKVEAPRK
- a CDS encoding DUF58 domain-containing protein; amino-acid sequence: MRPGPLLLALLVGWGLLGLPVAFGLLPLWAWQATAAAIAVVALIDLLRLRAQPSPTVQRELPEALALNVERRTTLRFESSRRQRVDVFDLVPGAWALQGLPRALTLKPLVASSVEYTLTPTARGRFEFEGVHLRVHAPWRLWRQRRVLPPALTVRVYPNFAPLTRFALFSAEQASRLVGAHLKRRRGEGTDFHQMREYRIGDSLRQIDWKATSRARKLISREYQDEKNQQLVLMIDTGRRMMASEGGISHFDHVLNASLVVSYLALRQGDGVGLFAAGGESRWVAPQRGMGAIDALLRASYDLQAQPVATDYLAAATELSLRQRRRSLVMLVTNVRDEDIEDLLVAVRLLQRQHLVCVASLRERELDVALEQEVETLQDATQAGAIARYLQQRNDAHEALRSHRVMVLDVTADALPGALVERYLAVKRDGLL
- a CDS encoding glutathionylspermidine synthase family protein; its protein translation is MKRVRIDERSQWRARAAESGFRFHTIDGLPYWDETAYYAFTLRQIENDIEDPSAQLHAMAMDLVDEVVRSEQLMDQLAIPPAFRDWIADSWRRREPHLYGRLDFAYDGTGPAKLYELNYDTPTSLFEASFFQWQWLEDQRNQNRLPPQADQFNAIHEALVDRFAELSAQLPPPLYFSAVGSSEEDQGTVAYLRDCAAQAGLRGEAIAIEDIGLSEDGRFTALDDTVIGSLFKLYPLEDLMTESFGQALPTSGVQLLEPAWKAILSNKGVLPLLWQRHRGHPNLLAAEFDDGSALPAGWVRKPLFSREGANVAMHLADGSWQESEGPYTGPAIRQAAHPLTAFDGGYPLIGSWVVGDHACGMGIREDNSRITRDSARFVPHAIIDEAPTRIYV